A genomic region of Dethiosulfovibrio faecalis contains the following coding sequences:
- a CDS encoding MATE family efflux transporter, producing MGKIPKGKKAEMMGTYPVGAVLWKLSLPTITGMVVQASYNMVDAAFIGKGVGTLALGGTTICLPFQMLMGALGGAIGMGGASLVSRALGRGDRELASRALGNVVALALILGIAATLLGKASAEGMVTLFGASEEIKPYALKYLGIILLSCPLTLLAMSSNAVVRSEGNANIAMLSMVISGLTNVFLDWLFIFHFHMGVAGAAWGTLLSKLLVVIWLTSHFTVSSHRVIKLSPRGLRLDRTIVSEISSIGVSAFVRMAGTSLVMASVNNAMGIYGGPYYVAAYGVTNRVMSIVYMAVNGVALGMQPLAGYNYGAGLFDRVRSSIKLSIIWGTGGCVFFFLLLFFLPERVFSLFTDDPDLIAAGVASLPTIVAGTSLVAIHRIGATAFQALGKGKPAFWLSMTRHVLVFLPLLATLPRFMGLTGVLLSFPLADTIAAGITLLPLSREMGQLKKEALSTS from the coding sequence ATGGGGAAAATACCTAAGGGGAAAAAGGCGGAGATGATGGGGACCTATCCGGTCGGAGCGGTGCTCTGGAAGCTGTCTCTTCCCACCATAACGGGGATGGTCGTCCAGGCCTCGTACAACATGGTGGACGCGGCCTTCATAGGAAAAGGAGTCGGAACCCTGGCCCTCGGAGGTACCACCATATGTCTTCCCTTTCAGATGTTGATGGGAGCCCTGGGAGGGGCTATCGGCATGGGAGGGGCCTCTCTTGTCTCCAGGGCACTGGGTAGGGGCGACAGGGAACTGGCCTCCCGAGCTCTCGGAAACGTGGTGGCCTTGGCCCTCATACTCGGCATAGCAGCGACCCTGCTGGGCAAGGCGTCCGCCGAGGGTATGGTGACCCTGTTCGGAGCCAGCGAGGAGATAAAGCCCTACGCTCTGAAATACCTTGGGATAATTCTTCTGAGCTGTCCATTGACGCTGCTCGCTATGTCGTCCAACGCGGTGGTCCGGTCCGAGGGGAACGCCAACATAGCCATGTTATCCATGGTCATATCCGGTCTGACCAACGTTTTTCTGGACTGGCTGTTCATCTTCCATTTCCATATGGGGGTAGCGGGAGCCGCATGGGGAACTCTGCTTTCCAAACTCCTGGTGGTGATCTGGCTGACCTCCCACTTCACCGTATCCTCCCACAGGGTGATAAAGCTATCTCCAAGAGGATTGAGACTGGACAGAACCATAGTTTCCGAGATTTCCTCCATAGGAGTCTCGGCTTTCGTCAGAATGGCTGGAACCAGCCTGGTCATGGCGTCGGTCAACAACGCCATGGGAATATACGGCGGCCCCTACTACGTCGCGGCCTACGGTGTGACCAACAGGGTCATGTCCATAGTCTACATGGCGGTCAACGGGGTCGCCCTGGGAATGCAGCCTCTGGCGGGATACAACTACGGTGCGGGACTGTTCGATCGGGTTCGATCCTCCATAAAGCTGTCCATCATATGGGGAACCGGCGGATGCGTGTTCTTCTTTCTGCTGCTCTTCTTCCTGCCGGAGAGGGTGTTCTCCCTTTTCACCGACGACCCCGATCTAATAGCCGCCGGGGTGGCCTCTTTGCCTACCATAGTGGCCGGAACGAGCCTCGTGGCTATACACAGGATAGGGGCCACCGCATTTCAGGCCCTGGGCAAGGGTAAACCGGCCTTCTGGCTTTCCATGACAAGACACGTACTGGTTTTTCTGCCCCTTCTGGCGACCCTCCCCCGGTTCATGGGACTGACCGGAGTGCTTCTGTCCTTCCCCCTGGCCGACACGATAGCGGCTGGAATAACCCTGCTCCCCCTGAGCAGGGAGATGGGACAGCTTAAAAAGGAGGCTCTGTCTACCTCATGA
- a CDS encoding MarR family winged helix-turn-helix transcriptional regulator: MKNPMGRWISIIHRLSHSYMATAMSPEKIGCGEFGALFCLNSMDREPPSQEELREKLEMDKGALARTLAGMEDKGLITRERDRSDRRILRLGLTSRGKVLVEKKISAMDRWNETISEGIDEGDLETTARTMERMAKNAVAFRERGWKKKTEGEISE, from the coding sequence ATGAAAAACCCTATGGGACGGTGGATCTCCATAATCCACAGGCTCTCCCACTCCTACATGGCGACGGCCATGTCTCCGGAGAAAATAGGCTGCGGCGAGTTCGGAGCGCTGTTCTGCCTGAACTCAATGGACCGAGAGCCCCCCTCTCAGGAGGAGCTGCGGGAGAAGCTGGAGATGGACAAGGGAGCACTGGCCAGGACGCTGGCCGGAATGGAGGACAAGGGACTGATAACCAGAGAGAGGGATCGATCGGACCGAAGGATACTCCGTCTGGGGCTGACCTCCAGGGGGAAGGTCCTAGTTGAAAAGAAGATCTCCGCCATGGATCGGTGGAACGAAACCATATCGGAGGGAATAGACGAAGGGGATCTGGAGACGACGGCGAGAACCATGGAGAGGATGGCCAAGAACGCCGTGGCCTTCAGGGAAAGAGGATGGAAGAAAAAGACGGAAGGGGAGATTTCCGAATGA
- a CDS encoding RraA family protein — MIINDNVVTLSNETLTACSDAEPATIGHFHNFGFSTVPFFTTIPGKRVIGRAVTVKIPSLDSTVLHKVTEMVGPGDILMVDRAGDQQYAALGGLVSYALNVRKVEAVIVDGAVTDIDEIRNMGLLVFYRRLSAVTTRLCGTDGEINTPISCGGVSVIPGDIVIADENGFVVLKPEEVEPICKEAVEKHQNGEPDIRAKLDAGARMASLTMADEMVEKTMMK, encoded by the coding sequence ATGATCATCAATGATAATGTAGTCACTCTTTCCAATGAAACTCTGACAGCCTGTTCGGATGCTGAACCGGCTACCATAGGGCACTTTCATAATTTCGGTTTTTCTACGGTCCCGTTTTTTACTACTATCCCGGGCAAACGGGTGATAGGCCGGGCAGTCACGGTGAAGATCCCCTCTCTGGATTCCACCGTTTTGCATAAGGTTACGGAGATGGTCGGTCCCGGGGATATCCTGATGGTCGATCGTGCCGGGGATCAGCAGTATGCGGCATTAGGTGGTCTGGTATCTTACGCGCTCAATGTGAGGAAGGTCGAGGCGGTAATAGTAGACGGAGCTGTGACCGATATCGACGAAATAAGGAATATGGGGCTTTTGGTGTTTTACAGAAGGTTATCGGCCGTCACAACCCGTCTTTGTGGTACCGACGGTGAGATCAATACGCCCATAAGTTGCGGAGGTGTCTCAGTTATACCTGGAGACATCGTTATAGCGGACGAAAACGGTTTTGTGGTTCTGAAGCCCGAAGAGGTCGAGCCCATATGCAAAGAGGCCGTCGAGAAACACCAGAACGGAGAACCTGATATCCGGGCGAAGCTTGATGCTGGAGCTCGCATGGCATCGTTGACAATGGCCGACGAGATGGTCGAAAAAACTATGATGAAATAG
- a CDS encoding aldo/keto reductase: MKYRKMPKTGDELSALGFGCMRLPMGEDGKVDTDEAVRVIRRGIDGGINYVDTAWPYHDGDGELYLAKALKDGYREKVFLATKLPVWLAEKPEDMDDFLDRQLERLETDHIDYYLVHALNEARWRHAESLKVGEFLDRAKRAGKIKNAGFSFHDGLDLFETILNSYDWDFCQIQYNFIDRNYQAGEKGLKAAAKKGLGVIVMEPLRGGALVRTVPEDVARIWRENSPGRSPAQWGLRWLWDQPEVSVVLSGMSSMEQVEDNLEAAEQGYPENLTETERTAVDKAARIYMDRMAVNCTGCRYCMPCPAGVKIPECFAQYNKVTMLDDLAGAKQFYGVFTKDGGKASQCVECGKCETACPQNIPIKKSLKEVAVLLET, encoded by the coding sequence ATGAAATACCGCAAGATGCCCAAGACCGGCGATGAACTGTCCGCACTGGGATTCGGCTGTATGAGGCTTCCGATGGGAGAAGACGGGAAGGTGGACACCGACGAGGCGGTCAGGGTGATCCGTCGGGGAATCGACGGCGGGATAAATTACGTGGACACAGCCTGGCCCTATCACGACGGCGACGGAGAGCTGTATCTGGCCAAAGCGCTGAAAGACGGCTACAGGGAAAAGGTATTCCTGGCCACCAAGCTCCCGGTCTGGCTGGCGGAGAAGCCTGAGGACATGGACGACTTCCTGGACCGCCAGCTGGAGAGGCTGGAAACGGACCATATAGACTATTATCTGGTCCACGCCCTGAACGAGGCTCGGTGGAGACACGCCGAGTCGCTTAAGGTGGGGGAATTTCTGGACCGAGCCAAAAGAGCGGGCAAGATCAAGAACGCCGGTTTCTCCTTCCACGACGGCCTGGACCTGTTCGAAACCATACTGAACTCCTACGACTGGGACTTCTGCCAGATACAGTATAACTTCATAGACCGCAACTATCAGGCGGGAGAAAAGGGACTCAAGGCCGCCGCGAAAAAGGGACTCGGGGTGATAGTTATGGAACCCCTCAGAGGAGGGGCCCTGGTCAGGACGGTTCCGGAAGACGTGGCCAGGATATGGCGGGAGAACTCCCCCGGCAGATCTCCCGCCCAGTGGGGACTTCGATGGCTGTGGGATCAGCCGGAGGTATCGGTGGTGCTAAGCGGGATGAGCTCCATGGAGCAGGTCGAGGACAACCTCGAGGCCGCCGAACAGGGCTACCCTGAAAACCTTACCGAGACGGAGAGAACCGCGGTGGACAAAGCGGCTCGGATATACATGGACCGTATGGCCGTGAACTGCACCGGATGCCGTTACTGCATGCCCTGCCCCGCCGGGGTGAAGATTCCCGAGTGTTTCGCCCAGTACAACAAGGTCACCATGCTGGACGACCTGGCAGGAGCCAAACAGTTCTACGGTGTGTTCACCAAGGACGGAGGCAAGGCATCCCAGTGCGTGGAGTGCGGAAAGTGCGAGACCGCCTGCCCTCAGAACATCCCGATAAAGAAGTCCCTCAAGGAAGTGGCAGTTCTGTTAGAGACCTAA